From the Phoenix dactylifera cultivar Barhee BC4 unplaced genomic scaffold, palm_55x_up_171113_PBpolish2nd_filt_p 000503F, whole genome shotgun sequence genome, one window contains:
- the LOC120106253 gene encoding uncharacterized mitochondrial protein AtMg00810-like, with protein MEAELTTLEENGNWTITDLPSGKQPVGWFLNEEFKIKNLEQLKYVLGIEVAWCKRGISLSQRQYALEILEEVGYLGCKRADFSMETNLKLHNTDEDLLTDPTSHRRLIGKLLYLTTTRPDIFYFVGKLSQFMNKPAKAHINATYRVLRYIKQNQGQGLYFPVDSELHIKDFCDSDWGGCKDTRNSITRYYMLFGHSLVSWKSKKHSMVSRSSTEAEYRALASATYEVLWLKYLLADMKIDHSVPALLFCDNQSALHIAENLVFHERTKHTEIDCYVVREKLQVGVTKTIHISSDQQAADILTKSFGKLQFHNLLRKMNMIDIYSS; from the coding sequence GGTTCTTAAATGAGGAGtttaaaatcaaaaatttggaGCAATTGAAGTACGTCCTGGGAATCGAAGTAGCATGGTGTAAAAGAGGTATTTCCTTGTCACAAAGGCAGTATGCTCTTGAAATCTTAGAAGAAGTTGGTTACTTGGGGTGTAAACGAGCTGACTTTTCCATggagacaaatctgaaattgcaTAATACTGATGAAGATCTGCTCACTGACCCTACAAGCCATAGAAGATTGATTGGAAAACTTCTATATTTAACTACAACACGGCCTgacattttttattttgttggtaAGCTTAGTCAGTTCATGAATAAGCCAGCAAAAGCACACATAAATGCTACTTACAGAGTGCTAAGGTATATCAAGCAAAATCAAGGACAAGGGTTGTATTTTCCTGTTGATTCAGAATTGCACATCAAAGATTTTTGTGATTCAGATTGGGGAGGTTGTAAGGACACCAGAAATTCAATAACAAGGTACTATATGCTCTTCGGTCATAGTTTGGTATCCTGGAAGTCAAAGAAACACTCCATGGTTTCCAGATCTTCAACTGAAGCAGAGTACAGAGCTCTTGCTTCAGCAACCTATGAGGTTTTGTGGTTAAAATACTTGCTTGCTGACATGAAAATTGATCATTCAGTACCAGCTTTGCTCTTCTGTGACAATCAATCAGCCTTACACATTGCAGagaatcttgtatttcatgaaCGTACTAAACACACAGAAATTGACTGCTATGTTGTGCGAGAAAAGCTACAAGTAGGAGTCACCAAGACAATTCATATTTCCTCAGATCAGCAAGCAGCAGACATTCTCACAAAGTCTTTTGGAAAATTACAGTTTCATAATCTGTTGCGCAAGATGAATATGATCGATATATATTCATCTTGA